The following nucleotide sequence is from Flavobacterium sp. N1736.
GGAAAAAGATTATTTGTATGTTGCCATCACCGCGATTGTCATCGGAATAATAATCCTGAGTATTTCATTCGGATTTTCACATTAAGAGATTAATTTAAACACACAGAGATAAAAGGTTTTTTTTCACGCAGATTTTAAAAAGATTTCAGCCGATATACGCAGATGATTATTCAAATTTAAATCTGCTTAATCTGCGAGAAAAAAATTGACACAGATTAATCGATTTAAAAGGTTTATTTCACGCAGATTTTAAAAAGATTTTAGCAGATATACGCAGATGATTATTCAAATTTAAATCTGCTCAAATCTGCATTATCTGCGTGAAAAAAATGCCACAGATTAAATGATTAAAAAGATTTTTTGCGTTCCGGAGGAACAAACTATATTGTAGGGATGGATTTTAATCCATTCTACACAATCAATCTACACAATCAAAATTACCTGAAATAATTATTTCCCAATAATCTCTTTGCGATGTAATTCACCCCAGTCTTTCAATGCCATAATAACATCCGAAAGCGATTTACTATGTTCTGTTCGGGCATATTCAACCGTTGGCGGAAACGTGTCGTAAACCGTTCTTGTTACAAGTTTATTTACTTCCATATCTTTAAGTTCCTTAGAAAGCATTTTATCCGTAATTCCGTTAATATCTTTCGAAATCTCCTTAAATCGTTTTGGTCTGTTTGATAAAGCGATCAAAATAGGCAATTTCCATCTTCCGCTTAAAACTTCCAACGCATCTCTAACTGGTAATAATGCTGCCATGCACTCTTGTGGGCGATGCGCAAAATCTTTTGTTTCCTCGTTTTTTATCATATTTATGGTGTTACTATCCCCAAGGATAGCGCTATCCTTGGGGATAGTACTATAAAAGGGATAGTAAATGTATATAAGTTTGTATTGTAAAACAAATTAATATTTTAATCATGAGCAAAAAAGTTCTGAAGATAGTTGCCAGTATCAAAGGCGATACTTCATTTAGTAATAAATTATCAAATGCTGTTGTCGAAAAATTAGAGAAAGTATATGGTGCGGTTCAACTGCAGACACTTGATCTTTCAAAAGCACCATCACCATATTTAGATGAAGTAAATTTTGGTGCCTTTTATGCACCCGAAGATACCCATACAGCAGAGCAAAAAGAAGCTGTTAAATATTCTGATGATGCGATTAATGATTTATTAGCAGCAGAGATTATTGTAATTGGTGTTCCGGTTTACAATTTCGGAATCCCGGCAGTTTTAAAAGGCTGGATCGATCAGGTTGCCAGAGGAGGCAAAACGTTTAGTTATGCTGATGGTTCTCCAAAAGGATTACTAACCGATAAAAAAGTATATTTAGCGATCGCATCAGGCGCTATATTTTCTGATGGTCCGTACAAAGCTTATGATTTCTCAGAGCCTTATTTACGCGCTGTACTTGGTTTTTTAGGCATAACAGATATTACTGTTTTCCGTGTAGAAGGAACCGCAATTCCTGATTTTGCCGAAGCTGCTTTACCAAAAGCCTTAGCAAGCGTTGAAGAATATGCGTTTTAATTGTAAATTATAAATTGTTAATGGTTAATTATGAAAATCAATTTAATTA
It contains:
- a CDS encoding FMN-dependent NADH-azoreductase, whose amino-acid sequence is MSKKVLKIVASIKGDTSFSNKLSNAVVEKLEKVYGAVQLQTLDLSKAPSPYLDEVNFGAFYAPEDTHTAEQKEAVKYSDDAINDLLAAEIIVIGVPVYNFGIPAVLKGWIDQVARGGKTFSYADGSPKGLLTDKKVYLAIASGAIFSDGPYKAYDFSEPYLRAVLGFLGITDITVFRVEGTAIPDFAEAALPKALASVEEYAF
- a CDS encoding winged helix-turn-helix transcriptional regulator, whose product is MIKNEETKDFAHRPQECMAALLPVRDALEVLSGRWKLPILIALSNRPKRFKEISKDINGITDKMLSKELKDMEVNKLVTRTVYDTFPPTVEYARTEHSKSLSDVIMALKDWGELHRKEIIGK